One window from the genome of Hippoglossus hippoglossus isolate fHipHip1 chromosome 6, fHipHip1.pri, whole genome shotgun sequence encodes:
- the LOC117763458 gene encoding protein FAM180B, which translates to MKLQLKICLQVFLWLWSEQVLRDVAAGTSPTSKMTDSPVSDANLMFELLLGGVEVDQDKNILLLDKEMASMRSGRAFLSQINDNIPRKRESMVQMVDALEERGTRPLTQAQFDSLVLSMVYSAHQAWHQERGEEQAAWGRVLLQLANVTVHELRGNHLYSYA; encoded by the exons ATGAAACTGCAACTTAAAATCTGCCTTCAGGTATTTTTGTGGCTTTGGTCTGAACAAGTACTGCGAG ATGTGGCAGCGGGCACAAGTCCAACTTCTAAAATGACTGACTCACCAGTGTCTGATGCAAACCTGATGTTTGAG CTCCTGCTGGGCGGGGTGGAGGTCGACCAGGATAAAAACATCCTCCTGCTTGATAAGGAGATGGCATCGATGAGGTCGGGGCGGGCCTTCCTGTCTCAGATCAATGATAATATTCCCAGAAAGCGTGAATCCATGGTGCAGATGGTGGACGCGCTGGAGGAGCGGGGGACGAGGCCACTGACTCAGGCGCAGTTTGATAGTCTCGTCCTGAGCATGGTGTACTCTGCCCACCAGGCCTGGCaccaggagagaggagaggaacaggcGGCCTGGGGCAGGGTGCTGCTCCAGCTGGCCAATGTCACGGTCCACGAACTACGAGGAAATCATCTCTACAGTTATGCCTAA
- the kbtbd4 gene encoding kelch repeat and BTB domain-containing protein 4, whose product MESSEEGGLSVGGSVGEENYFLGYTFTDRSHSSRLVKSIMDLCREDGLFADVTINVDSKEFHLHRLVLSAQSSFFRSMFTSNLKESHNRAIELKDVSATVFQLLVDYIYHGTIKLRVEELQDTYEMADMYQLTALFEECSRFLSRTVEVNSCLQVMWLADRHSDQELYTAAKHCAKIHLAQLHQTEEFLNLPLCLLLDILKDGVPSSQKPTLAIASWINHNKVEREEFSCILQENLKEIGENVHIYLIGKEETRTHSLAVSLHCDEDDSISVSGQNSLCHQITAACKHGGDLYVVGGSIPRRMWKCNMHTMDWERCAPLPRDRLHHTMVSVSTEDAIYSLGGKTLQDTLSNAVIYYTVKDNMWTETSQLDTAVSGAAGVNLGGTIYLLGGEENDMDFFTKPSRLIQCLDTSNQKCQIKPYMLPFAGCMHAAVHMDVIFIVAEGDSLVCYNPLLESFTRLRFPEVWSCIPSLWKVASCNGCIYVFRDKCKKGDANTLKFNPATSVVSVIRGMKILLTNWQFVLA is encoded by the exons ATGGAGTCCAGCGAGGAGGGGGGCCTCAGTGTCGGCGGCTCTGTGGGAGAGGAGAACTACTTCTTGGGATACACGTTCACTGACCGCTCCCACTCCAGCCGGTTGGTGAAGAGCATCATGGACCTGTGCCGAGAGGACGGCCTGTTCGCCGATGTCACCATCAACGTGGACAGCAAAGAGTTTCACCTGCACCGACTTGTGCTCTCAGCGCAGAGCAGTTTCTTCCGCTCCATGTTCACCTCAAACTTAAAAGAGTCACACAACCGCGCAATTGAGCTGAAAGATGTGAGCGCCACCGTCTTTCAGCTGCTGGTTGATTACATCTACCACGGCACAATTAAGCTGagggtggaggagctgcaggacacTTATGAGATGGCAGACATGTACCAGCTGACTGCTCTGTTTGAGGAATGCTCCCGATTCCTCTCGCGGACAGTGGAGGTTAACAGCTGCCTGCAG gtGATGTGGcttgcagacagacacagtgacCAGGAGTTGTACACTGCTGCCAAGCACTGTGCTAAAATCCACTTGGCCCAACTGCATCAGACTGAAGAATTTCTAaatctgcctctttgtctgcTCCTGGATATACTCAAAG ATGGTGTTCCGAGCTCCCAGAAACCAACATTGGCAATCGCGTCGTGGATAAACCACAAcaaggtggagagagaagagtttTCTTGCATCCTCCAAGAAAATCTCAAG GAAATTGGTGAGAATGTCCACATCTACCTGATCGGTAAAGAGGAGACGAGGACTCACTCCCTGGCTGTGTCCCTCCACTGTGACGAGGACGATTCGATCAGCGTGAGCGGCCAGAACAGTTTATGCCATCAGATCACCGCAGCCTGTAAACACGGAGGAGACCTGTACGTGGTGGGGGGGTCTATCCCTCGCCGCATGTGGAAGTGCAACATGCACACCATGGACTGGGAGCGCTGCGCCCCACTGCCCAGAGACCGCCTCCACCACACCATGGTTTCGGTCTCTACAGAGGATGCTATCTACTCACTCGGAGGCAAGACACTGCAGGACACACTCTCTAACGCCGTCATCTACTACACGGTGAAGGACAACATGTGGACAGAGACCAGCCAGCTGGACACTGCAGTGTCAGGGGCGGCTGGAGTCAACTTGGGAGGAACCATCTACCTGCTTGGAGGGGAAGAGAATGACATGGACTTTTTTACAAAGCCATCCCGTCTCATTCAGTGCTTAGACACCTCCAACCAGAAGTGTCAGATCAAACCTTACATGCTGCCGTTCGCCGGCTGCATGCATGCCGCTGTTCACATGGATGTGATCTTTATCGTAGCAGAAGGAGACTCCCTGGTGTGCTACAACCCTCTGCTGGAGAGCTTCACCCGCCTGCGCTTCCCTGAGGTGTGGAGCTGCATCCCCTCTCTGTGGAAGGTGGCCAGCTGCAATGGTTGCATATATGTCTTTAGGGACAAATGTAAGAAGGGGGACGCAAACACACTAAAGTTTAACCCGGCTACGTCTGTGGTCTCTGTCATCAGAGGGATGaaaatcctgctcacaaactgGCAGTTTGTTTTGGCCTGA